Proteins co-encoded in one Schaalia radingae genomic window:
- the rsmH gene encoding 16S rRNA (cytosine(1402)-N(4))-methyltransferase RsmH, with protein sequence MSAETTRDAAQLHTPVLVDQCMDLLAPALTRPDSLLIDATLGMGGHTHAALTRFPHIRVVGIDRDPQAIALASERLREFGQRFEAVNTTYDQIGQVIDDHSADGLADAVLMDLGVSSLQLDETERGFSYAHDALLDMRMDPTRGRSAAELIADASVQELTDILRTFGQERFAHRIATLIVKERAEQPITRTGQLADLVKRAIPAPARRTGGNPSKRTFQALRIAVNNELDILRAAIPQALSHLRVGGRMVVEAYQSLEDRIVKEIFAQGARDNAPPGLPVVPESMKATLTLVTRGALQADSAEQESNPRSRSVRVRAVEIRSPWRPQ encoded by the coding sequence GTGAGCGCAGAAACTACACGCGATGCAGCTCAGCTGCACACACCCGTCCTTGTCGACCAGTGCATGGATCTGCTCGCCCCTGCCCTCACTCGGCCCGACTCTCTTCTGATCGACGCCACCCTGGGAATGGGCGGTCACACGCACGCAGCCTTGACACGCTTTCCCCATATCCGTGTGGTCGGAATTGACCGCGACCCGCAGGCCATTGCGCTGGCAAGCGAACGTCTGCGCGAATTTGGACAGCGCTTCGAAGCCGTGAACACAACATACGATCAAATCGGCCAGGTCATTGACGACCACTCGGCAGACGGACTGGCAGATGCCGTCCTGATGGATCTGGGCGTCTCCTCACTGCAGCTCGATGAGACAGAGCGAGGCTTTTCCTACGCGCATGACGCACTCCTCGACATGCGCATGGACCCGACCCGTGGACGCAGCGCAGCCGAACTCATTGCAGATGCGAGCGTGCAGGAACTGACGGACATCCTGCGCACCTTCGGGCAGGAACGCTTTGCGCACCGCATCGCCACGTTGATTGTCAAAGAGCGCGCCGAGCAGCCCATCACGAGAACCGGACAGCTGGCGGATCTGGTCAAACGCGCCATCCCTGCGCCGGCACGCCGCACGGGCGGAAACCCCTCCAAACGCACGTTCCAGGCGCTGCGAATTGCCGTCAACAACGAGCTGGACATTTTGCGGGCCGCCATTCCGCAGGCACTGAGCCATCTGCGCGTGGGCGGACGAATGGTTGTCGAAGCCTACCAGTCCCTCGAAGACCGCATCGTCAAAGAGATCTTCGCTCAGGGCGCCCGTGACAATGCGCCGCCCGGACTGCCGGTGGTGCCTGAGTCCATGAAGGCGACACTGACACTGGTCACACGTGGCGCTCTTCAAGCTGACAGCGCTGAACAGGAATCCAACCCTCGATCACGATCCGTGCGCGTGCGTGCCGTCGAAATCCGTTCCCCATGGAGGCCACAATGA
- a CDS encoding DUF3040 domain-containing protein produces the protein MALSDYEKEILEQMESQLREDDPELASTMSARTSRSSRARSSYDTSADSPRRSKLSPRNMILGAFFAVIGMCVVLGGVTLGYGIWSILLGVLGFCIMVAGILFALHTRPVDPASSKKSGTKPSSGRWTDFVANQNRRWDERGRD, from the coding sequence ATGGCCCTGTCCGACTATGAAAAAGAAATACTCGAACAAATGGAGAGCCAGCTGCGTGAGGACGATCCGGAACTCGCCTCGACCATGTCGGCTCGCACCTCGCGATCCTCACGTGCACGTTCCTCGTACGACACTTCCGCTGATTCCCCTCGGCGCTCCAAACTCTCCCCGCGCAACATGATCCTCGGCGCTTTCTTCGCTGTCATCGGCATGTGTGTGGTGCTCGGTGGTGTGACGCTCGGTTACGGCATATGGTCGATCCTTCTGGGAGTGCTCGGATTCTGCATCATGGTCGCCGGTATTCTCTTCGCGTTGCATACGCGCCCGGTGGATCCCGCCTCGTCGAAGAAGTCTGGCACGAAGCCGTCCAGTGGACGTTGGACGGATTTCGTTGCGAATCAAAATCGCCGCTGGGACGAACGCGGCCGCGACTAG
- the mraZ gene encoding division/cell wall cluster transcriptional repressor MraZ encodes MFLGTYEPKLDDKGRVILPARFRDDMEGGIVLTRGQEHCIYAFPAHEFESMAQELMRAPLSSKQARDWVRVMLSGAYKEIPDKQGRVVVPADLRAYAGLDRELTVIGAGARAEIWDTTAWREYLTVQEDVFANTADEIIPGMF; translated from the coding sequence ATGTTCCTGGGAACGTACGAGCCGAAGCTCGACGACAAAGGGCGTGTCATTCTGCCTGCTCGTTTCCGTGACGACATGGAAGGTGGAATCGTCCTCACCCGTGGTCAGGAACACTGCATCTACGCATTCCCTGCCCATGAGTTTGAGTCCATGGCACAAGAACTGATGCGCGCGCCCTTGTCATCGAAACAGGCGCGCGACTGGGTTCGCGTCATGCTCTCAGGTGCCTACAAGGAAATTCCAGACAAACAAGGACGCGTTGTCGTTCCAGCTGACCTGCGAGCATACGCCGGACTTGACCGGGAACTCACAGTCATCGGAGCTGGCGCACGTGCTGAAATCTGGGACACCACAGCGTGGCGCGAGTACCTCACCGTCCAAGAAGATGTTTTCGCCAATACAGCGGACGAAATCATCCCCGGAATGTTCTGA
- the dinB gene encoding DNA polymerase IV, producing the protein MSNAPRDKRAKRNWGDDDSATPIIHVDMDSFFASVELLENPQLRGRPLIVGGSGMRGVVTSATYEAREFGVRAGMPMARARALCPSAQVVSGRREIYSAYSTRVMAILAQITPLVEQVSIDEAFLDVAGARRRLGSPTTIGHLIRRRIREEVGLPASVGIASTKSVAKIASSHAKPDGLLLIPEDQTVAFLHSLPVGVLWGVGGRTLDVLQQEGVERVAQLAQMPMTRLTKLLGVASAHHLHDLAWGIDRRRVHVEREEKSVGTETTFETNVTSRRDLEQFIVRAAHKCARRLRAGGQVAWTVTMKMRDASFRTITRSATLVAPTDEGRVIARAAHDLFAAEVMPSGGVRLMGVRAENLQLRRDGVAVLMDNDGRSRAVEEAMDHASERFGDGALRPASLLGTSVKKDDVSPADRGPNGLREP; encoded by the coding sequence ATGTCGAACGCGCCGCGCGACAAGCGCGCCAAACGCAACTGGGGCGATGACGATTCAGCCACCCCGATCATCCACGTGGATATGGACTCCTTCTTTGCTTCGGTTGAACTGCTGGAAAATCCGCAGCTGCGTGGCAGACCGCTGATCGTCGGCGGATCAGGAATGCGGGGCGTGGTCACATCCGCAACCTACGAAGCACGTGAATTCGGAGTGCGTGCCGGTATGCCGATGGCGCGGGCGCGCGCACTGTGCCCCAGTGCGCAGGTGGTCTCCGGACGCCGGGAAATATACAGCGCATACTCGACGCGCGTGATGGCGATCCTCGCTCAGATCACGCCACTGGTTGAGCAGGTCAGTATTGACGAGGCCTTCCTGGACGTCGCCGGCGCCAGGCGCCGGCTCGGGTCACCCACCACGATCGGACATCTCATCCGCAGGCGAATCCGGGAGGAGGTCGGCCTGCCGGCCTCAGTCGGGATCGCTTCCACGAAATCCGTTGCAAAGATCGCGTCATCACACGCCAAGCCGGACGGACTGCTGCTGATACCTGAGGATCAGACGGTGGCATTTCTGCACAGTTTGCCAGTGGGCGTGTTGTGGGGCGTGGGAGGTCGAACGCTGGATGTGCTGCAGCAGGAAGGCGTTGAACGTGTCGCCCAGTTGGCGCAGATGCCGATGACACGGTTGACGAAGCTGTTGGGAGTGGCCAGTGCGCACCACTTGCACGACCTAGCGTGGGGCATCGACCGCAGGCGCGTGCATGTGGAACGCGAAGAAAAATCGGTCGGAACCGAAACAACCTTTGAGACGAACGTGACCAGCCGGCGTGACCTTGAGCAGTTCATCGTGCGAGCCGCCCACAAGTGCGCTCGTCGACTGCGAGCAGGCGGACAGGTGGCGTGGACGGTTACGATGAAGATGCGCGATGCCTCATTCCGCACGATCACACGATCCGCCACACTGGTGGCGCCTACCGATGAAGGCCGCGTCATTGCCCGCGCTGCCCACGACCTGTTTGCAGCCGAAGTGATGCCGAGCGGGGGAGTCAGACTCATGGGCGTGCGAGCCGAAAATCTGCAGCTGCGCCGGGACGGCGTGGCGGTCCTGATGGACAATGACGGGCGCTCGCGGGCTGTGGAGGAGGCGATGGATCACGCCAGTGAGCGTTTCGGTGACGGAGCACTGCGACCAGCTTCTTTGCTGGGCACTAGCGTCAAAAAAGACGATGTGTCGCCTGCAGATCGTGGCCCGAATGGTCTTAGGGAACCTTAG
- a CDS encoding peptidoglycan D,D-transpeptidase FtsI family protein, with amino-acid sequence MNTRAGRQESARRAHWILFITLFALCACVLRLFLLQIVQGPALAAEGLEVRTSASDITAQRGSITDDTGIVLAESVQTYHIAVNQINIRTYEHDGQIGPAAAASQLAPLLKMDPVELGGLMVGDSTYAYVKKNVDAVTYRKIRAMDIYGIEWESAFERTYPNGSTAGPVIGTINAEGVGASGLEATMDQILQGSAGREAFEIAPNGAIMPGGKHTVVEPVSGGSVRTTLRADLQHGVQEALDARVKAHSADWGAVVITDVKTGRILALADSNSTAPNSATPQPVSAVQYAFEPGSVGKVVTAATALNKGTITPTSEFTVPYSLDGLPGADGPISDFHEHPTERMTATGILAESSNTGTILIGQTVDDADRYDMMLKLGLGAPSGIELAGESSGVVRTPDQWIGRDKWVSMFGQSYSMTAVQEATMMATIGNGGVRMPPRIIDSWQLADGTVHTPDPVQPVQAMSAQSASDLLKMMESTVATDVGTGQTAKIDGYRLALKTGTADIFVDGVPATVSTVAGVLPAEAPQIAVSVVLYNPKVGVISSDSAAPLFAEVASQAVRNLAIPASQEQADLFPLRPGS; translated from the coding sequence ATGAACACTCGTGCGGGGCGGCAGGAGTCGGCTCGGCGCGCCCACTGGATCTTGTTCATCACCCTTTTCGCACTGTGCGCATGTGTGCTGCGCCTCTTCCTGCTGCAAATCGTCCAGGGGCCAGCTCTGGCTGCCGAAGGCCTCGAAGTGCGAACATCGGCCTCTGATATCACCGCTCAACGTGGCTCCATTACTGATGACACCGGAATCGTTCTAGCTGAATCCGTGCAGACTTACCACATTGCCGTCAACCAGATCAATATCCGCACCTACGAACATGACGGTCAGATCGGGCCGGCAGCAGCAGCCTCGCAGCTTGCCCCACTGCTCAAGATGGACCCGGTCGAACTGGGCGGACTGATGGTCGGTGATTCGACGTATGCCTACGTCAAGAAGAACGTGGATGCGGTGACCTATCGCAAGATTCGTGCCATGGACATCTACGGCATTGAGTGGGAATCAGCTTTTGAGCGCACCTACCCCAATGGCTCGACCGCAGGTCCCGTCATTGGCACCATCAATGCCGAGGGGGTCGGCGCCTCCGGTCTTGAAGCCACGATGGATCAGATTCTGCAGGGCAGCGCCGGACGTGAAGCCTTCGAAATTGCTCCGAACGGCGCCATTATGCCGGGCGGAAAGCACACAGTGGTTGAACCGGTCTCAGGCGGATCGGTGCGCACAACACTTCGCGCCGACCTTCAGCATGGTGTCCAGGAAGCCCTCGATGCGCGCGTGAAAGCACACAGCGCCGACTGGGGTGCCGTCGTCATCACCGACGTGAAGACCGGACGAATCCTCGCCCTGGCTGATTCCAATTCCACCGCGCCCAACAGTGCCACACCTCAGCCGGTTTCCGCCGTCCAATACGCATTTGAACCCGGATCGGTCGGCAAGGTTGTCACTGCGGCCACAGCCCTGAATAAAGGCACAATCACCCCGACCAGTGAATTTACCGTGCCCTACTCTCTGGACGGCCTGCCGGGAGCTGACGGCCCGATTAGTGACTTCCACGAGCATCCCACAGAACGAATGACGGCAACAGGAATCCTGGCAGAATCATCGAACACAGGCACGATCCTGATTGGCCAGACCGTTGACGATGCCGACCGGTATGACATGATGCTGAAACTGGGTCTCGGTGCCCCTAGCGGCATTGAACTGGCCGGCGAATCATCCGGCGTGGTTCGCACACCCGACCAGTGGATCGGACGAGACAAATGGGTGTCCATGTTCGGACAGTCCTACTCCATGACAGCCGTCCAGGAAGCCACGATGATGGCCACAATCGGCAACGGCGGCGTGCGCATGCCGCCACGCATCATCGACTCGTGGCAATTGGCCGACGGTACTGTCCATACCCCCGACCCAGTCCAACCAGTCCAGGCGATGAGCGCACAGAGTGCATCCGACCTGCTGAAGATGATGGAATCAACCGTGGCGACGGACGTCGGCACGGGACAGACAGCCAAGATCGACGGATACCGGCTGGCCCTCAAAACGGGTACTGCTGACATCTTCGTGGACGGCGTGCCCGCAACCGTATCCACTGTGGCAGGTGTCCTCCCCGCCGAAGCGCCTCAGATCGCAGTGTCAGTTGTGCTCTACAATCCGAAAGTCGGAGTGATCTCATCCGATTCGGCGGCGCCCCTCTTCGCGGAGGTCGCCTCACAGGCGGTGCGAAATCTCGCAATTCCCGCATCACAGGAACAGGCAGACCTATTCCCGCTTAGACCGGGCTCATGA